The Littorina saxatilis isolate snail1 linkage group LG13, US_GU_Lsax_2.0, whole genome shotgun sequence genome contains a region encoding:
- the LOC138983564 gene encoding uncharacterized protein gives MREKRGTGRRKRVTGDGIMPVDWNSFLRVDQNKQELFSFLGQKVIELDTDKLVITTQGPIVLSNRPLDAQTKLSPCSHEEADTRLIVHLSDAANNHRRILIRTVDTDVVVLAIAAAARHPGLEVWIAVGVGQNYRYISAHDIASMLGPEKASCLPLFHSFSGCDTVSSFSSIGKKTAWDVWYLFPDISEAFQSLSEAPTEISAYDRALLERYVVLLYDRTSNFPDVNSARGHLFAKVGSQIDNIPPTSEALLQHARRAVYQGGHIWGQAEVATPSLPNPGDWGWQFVNGAWQPFWTALDEASKTCRELWKCGCKKGCKSMRCRCRKAVLKCTALCKCTCVPAC, from the coding sequence atgagagaaaaaagaggAACAGGTCGACGGAAACGGGTAACAGGTGATGGGATCATGCCAGTTGACTGGAACAGCTTTCTCCGTGTCGACCAAAACAAACAGGAACTGTTCAGTTTCTTGGGGCAGAAGGTGATCGAACTTGACACAGACAAACTCGTCATTACAACACAAGGCCCCATTGTTCTCTCCAACCGCCCACTTGATGCCCAGACAAAACTGTCACCCTGCAGTCATGAGGAAGCTGACACCAGATTGATTGTACACCTCTCCGATGCAGCTAATAATCACAGGCGGATCCTGATAAGAACGGTGGATACTGATGTTGTTGTGCTCGCCATTGCTGCTGCTGCCCGTCACCCTGGGCTTGAAGTGTGGATCGCTGTGGGAGTCGGCCAGAATTACCGGTACATCTCTGCACATGACATCGCCAGCATGTTGGGACCAGAAAAAGCCAGCTGTCTGCCACTGTTCCACAGCTTCAGCGGCTGTGATACGGTCTCGTCGTTCAGCAGCATTGGAAAGAAAACAGCATGGGATGTGTGGTACCTGTTTCCTGACATCAGCGAGGCCTTCCAGTCTCTGTCAGAAGCACCCACAGAGATCTCCGCATATGACAGAGCCTTGCTGGAGAGATATGTTGTACTTTTGTATGACAGAACAAGCAACTTTCCGGATGTCAACTCTGCGAGGGGACACCTGTTTGCAAAGGTTGGCAGCCAGATCGACAACATTCCTCCAACTAGCGAAGCCCTTTTGCAGCATGCAAGGAGAGCTGTTTATCAAGGAGGACATATCTGGGGTCAGGCTGAAGTCGCCACGCCTAGTCTTCCAAACCCTGGCGACTGGGGTTGGCAATTTGTCAATGGTGCTTGGCAACCATTCTGGACTGCCCTGGACGAGGCTTCGAAGACATGCCGTGAACTGTGGAAGTGTGGCTGCAAAAAGGGATGCAAGAGCATGCGGTGCCGGTGTCGTAAGGCTGTGTTGAAATGCACAGCACTTTGCAAGTGCACTTGTGTCCCTGCATGCTGA